The genomic region AAGtgaagttgcaccatggatctatacagaggcattatgaaattctcaGTTTTgtcctccattcctttccaaataattcctaacattctatttgtatTTTTGACCATTACCGCCTGCtgactccaagatctttttcccGGGGGGGGTTACACCTAACACAGACCTCaccattgtgtacctatagtaaAGTTGTTTTTTCCAATGTgcgtcactttgcacttatctgtATTAAATTCCATCTGGCATTTACCTGCCCAGTTCCCTGGTTTGGCAAGGTCACTCTGTACTTCTTCACAATCTATTtctgttttaactactttgaatattttgtgTTACCTGTAAATGGGATCACTCCTTGCTCCCTTTTCAAATCATTAATGAAAAGTTAAACaccactggtccaagtacagctACTTaagcactccactctttacctttttccattgggagaATTCACCACATAGTCCTGCTCTTCGGTTCCTATctcttaaccagttaccaatcacCTCCTGTTTCATGACTATTAAATTTTCTGAGGCGTTTTTATCAaagtcttctgaatatccaaatacccTCTATTGCCCAGCTTAGCTTTGTCCACGTGCTTATTCACACCTTCCAAGCATTCtaaaagagtagtaaatcacatcccttttctaaacccatgctggctctcctcctccccccacccccagttaaaCTGTGTGTATCCGTATGCCTGGTAATTTTGGTCTCAACAGCTGCCATTGTTTTACCTGAAACCGACGTCAAACCAACTGCAGGACAAAGCAAGCTGTACAGAACGTGGCTGCTCATCTTGTGACTGATGCATGCCTCATATCACGCCAATGCTGTATGCCCTACATGGCTTGCAGCTCAATGGAGAGTTAAATTTAAGATTGTCTCTCTTGTCCATAAGGTGTTCTAGGGGGAGGTGCCCATGTCCTTGGACGCAGTAGTAATACTTTAGAGACCCTCTCAAACACTAAGGTCTTCTGGTCAGAACCACCTTGAGATAGCACCTGTCGTGATAATTTGTTCACCTGAGACCAAGGATAGGATGTTCACTAGCAGGCGGGCTGCTCTGGCGTGCATGTCCGCATGTTGTGTTGCGGTAATTAGTTTTATACTATGGTAGTATATCTTATTAAAGGCTTATTTCCTTATGGTTTGGTGAATGTGTCTGTTTTATGAATCTTTGCCTTTATACCTCTGGTCAATATTCCCTGGCAGATAGACAACTGTATGTCATGTTTTATCATGTATGGAACTTGTTAGCGGCCTAGATTTGTAGATAGGCAGGATCTaactttgttttaaataaattaatgaaagcAGCTGTTGACATCACACAGCAACGACAGAGTGACCACAATAAAAGAGACATACCtttatatttatacttttatgGAACTaaaattgttgggggggggggggggggggggagaaaggaaacaTAGGACTAAGAGCTATAAAGGAAGACAAAGGCCAGTGAAAAGAAAATTGATACTTCATGGAATCTAGCTAGTACTGTAGCTTTACAGCCTGTTCTGTGTTTCTTGGCACCGTTGCTTCCTCTTGGGGGACTCTAGCCTTGGTTTTTCTATACTAAAACGTCTGCAAAGATCCATCAAAAATAGCAGGGTGAATAAGCATATCCACAAGTAGCCTCACACTGCCGCCAAAGGACTCCACGCTCCTGTACATAGTGTGAGGGCTTCCACACTGTTCCCATTAGAAACAGGCCATGTATTTTTACTTGCAGAGCAGCCAAAGTGTGGCTCACAGTCTGCGGGTTATGTGCGTTCACGGCTGCAGGCCCTCTAGGAGAATGCATAAAATGTGAAAATTGAATGAAACCAATGTCGGTCTTCCCAAGCCACAGGTTTCTGTGGGATAGCAGAAGGAAAGCCGGTGAAACAAAACATCACCACCTGACCCAAGACACTCATGACAAATATGCTTTATCCCACATCCAGGAACCAACTTGGACCCATAGCAAATTATAtagcaaaaaaagattttatttcttatgttttttacaCTGTTTGGAAAATAGGCAAATGCCATTTATGAAAGCTACATCCCCTTTGCAACACTATCTTTGCCTTCATCCATTCTTTGGGTCATATGGTATTCATACTTTATATGTCTCATGGTGTCCCCTCCTAAGGCTCAATACCACTGGGCCTTTACTCGGGGACTATCATATGGTACAAAAGAGCAGGAGCTTTCTAAAGCGTTAAGCACTAATATTTTCACAGAGATGAAATATACATATGAATGGAAAATGTTTTCTCTGGTGCTACTGCTGTCATGGGATGCAGGTAAGACCATCGCTTCGATTCTGTTCACGTCCACCTCCATTCGCTCTTGCCTTTTAACAAGCACCAAGTTGAGGGTGCTGCAGCCTCAGGGATCCCACTGCTGCCCTCCCTACTGGTGGAGAATGTTTTCTTGGAAGGAAGGTGGAGATGTGATTATAGATTCCCAGGTGCGGGGGAGGCTGGAACTTGCAGTGCTCCACTACTATGGCAAACTGGAATCAGGGGACAAACGTCTGATATAAGTAAATTTGTGTATTCATCCAACAACTGTAGGGTAAATATAAACAACATGGTGACAGCTTCATGCAGGAGCGAGGAGTAACACAAGTGTAGTCTCAGTCCTACCCTCTGTGACATCTACATCAGTGATCTCCCCTGCCTAGAGAGATCCTCAGTCTCAGAATTAAAACTGAATAATTCTGGGCCCGATGAAATAAGGTACATTCGGAAGAGTGCACGGTTTGAACTACCGTTGTGCGTGCACACTTTTGTGCCCAAACTGTACTCCCGCTGGAGCAAGGAGTTTTGCCAATAAGCCACGCCCAAAAACTGGATGTCTGTTGGCGCCTGATGCAGGAAGGTAATGAGGTGCCATGCTAAAATGGATGTGCTAGGGatcaattgtgcgtccctagccaGGAGATGTGGTTTGTGCGCACAGTCAGgggttgggaaaatggatgctggtaaactgagcgtccattttcctaagctgACAGCtgtcaatactttttttttttcatgttgctgctttctgtggtttctcctagtATCGCAACAATACttaaagtaggaggaaccacagaaagcaggatttttttgttttttttagtgagcaactgtaaataaaaataaaaactgaaaactacgGACTTGCAGTGCCAGCACAGGGTGGTTGATCAGCCGCTGAAGAGGGGAAGATAAGCAGGGCTACTGATAAGAGTCCATGGGGCCCAGAACTGCCGCATgatgtgggggaagggaggggaatggatgctggagaacggggtgctggggtgggggagaggttgAAGGCAGACTCACCCCAAAGCATTtgcgggccgatgcaataaagtgcacgtAAAAAAACAGGCATCCAAACCGGGCGCCCGTTTTTTAGCACGTGCGCATCCCTCTCTCCTGCGCTAAAATGGACAAACTTGgaataaattgtgtgtccctagcgcgtCCCTTATGTGTCCTTGGCATTGagtgcccaggagacatggctgtgtgtgtgttaccaaaacagacactcaatttatgAGCATCACTTTTATCCCGCAGCAGTGAATTTACCAGcacaatatatacacacacacaatatacacggcctggagtatgtatgtgtattgTGCGCCCAGaacattttttcccccctttttttttccaggatgctgctttctgtgcttccttCTACTTCTATCACGATGATCCGAGGTAGGAGGAACCCAGGaaaagcttcccccaccctcctgacccccccaaaacttttttaaattacctggtgatccagtgggggtcccgggagcgatctcccgctctcgggccgtcggctgccactaataaacatggcgccgatggccctttgcccttaccatgtgacagggtatccgtgccattgacaggcccctgtcacatggtaggagcactggatggcttgcgccatttttaaagatggcaccagccgtccattactcctactagctagctttaccccttacagtaaggggtaatagtgcgtcaaacaTGCggccgcaacatgcaaatgcatgttgatggccctattagttattcccacgtgatccagaaagcaaaatgtgaagtgaagccgcacattttactttcaaaaattaacgcctgcctgtgccggggaagtgtacagaaaagcagaaaaaaatgcttttctgtacaccttctgacttaatatcatagcgatattaagtcggaggctccaaaatttaaaataaatttaaaaaaaataaattaaaaatcggcctgtGCCGGCTCTCCCACTgaatttactgtatcggcctgtttgatagaaatgaaaagacagaaacaaaaataaatggaaagCAAACTGacaacagaaatagaaaaataaacaagaaacaTCCCCCACACCCATCTATTATTAGTTTTGTTGCTCTTTTCTGGTTCTGCCTTATTTTTGTTGAGATGGGAGCACTTGGAAACTATGGGGTGTTcatgtgcagaacacagagagacactCATCAAGCAAAGAATAAGtgaaccacaaattagaaataggaaTGGACAAACAGTGAAATAAActccccaagaagccagactctacatACAGTGCATCACTGGAGAAAGAGAACTGCGTTTCTTTCTATAGTGTGTAAAATAGAAAGATATAAGAGATACACATTTCCCACAGCTgccaaagaaaataaaagatgtCCTGTCCCAGAAGAAAATAAGCAGAAAATCTGTATTATCGTAGAGgaaacagcagctatagcagcaaaatatgttgcACACCCTGTCAGCAGGCCAGAAATGTAAAATGACCAGAGATAATATTGAACATTCCCAGAGCCCAGCTAgaagcagggttgccaactgccaaCAAAACTAGAAAACAACATTGTCACAAAGATAACAAATAACTAGAAtggataattaaaataaaatatatttatttattcatattattTTGTATGCCGATATTCTGATAACAATCATAAAGGttcacagtataaatacaaataaaatcacataaaacataaaaattcaAATCAAtagtacaatataaaataatagaaattaaaaaaacagctaAAATCTGCAATCTGATATTCGATTAAAATATCATCCTAAAAGCCTCACTAGCTCATATAAACAACCTGATAAAATCAATtcccctaaaaaataaaacattaaaaagattggaaaataccagattaaaataataaactacttGTCAAAAGTGAAGTAGACTCTCTGCTGCTAAACTTAAACGAACCTCTTTTGGTATTGCTTTGGCACCAATATGTTCAAACTGTTTGAGCAATAAAATGTCCTTAATCCGAATGCAGGGAAAAAAAGGACAAACAAACATTCCAAACAAAGCCTTAGATTCTCTTTTATTGGACTAGTAGTTGTTGcctggggtgggggcgggaccgacGGCCACGTCATCGCCAAGGGGGCGGGGCACTTCAGAAGCCCAGGGAAAGGCACTTAGGCTTCGGGGCGCCAGCGCACTAATCCGCCTGCCGTTCCTCCAGCTTTACGTCTATGGGGTGGGAGCGTCCAGAAGGGTCCTGCCTCGCTCCCGGCCGCTCCGAGCCGTGCTCCCGAAGCAGCAGCATGCCGGCGGATCCCCTGCGCGAGGAGACCCGGCTGCTGCTCCGGGACTACTTCCAGCACTGCAGCGACGGGGGAGCCTGCGGCCAGCCGCCGACCCCCAGCCCGCCGTCGCCGGGGGCGGCTGCCACGCTGCGCCGCGTGAGCGCCGAGGTGCACAGCCTGCACCGGGACTTCTACGCCTCGTGCCTGGCCGCCGAGGCGCTGCGCCACCAGGAGCCCGGCGCGCTGCTGCTCTCCGTGGCCCGCCAGATGGAGGAGGAGGGCGGCCTGAACTGGGGGCGCCTCGTGTCGCTCGTCGTCTTCGCCGGGGTGCTGCTCCAGCGTGGGGGCGGCGGCACCGAGAGCAGGCTGACGGACGTCCTGTGCGACTACCTGACCAAGGACAagcggcagtggctggaggcgAAC from Rhinatrema bivittatum chromosome 13, aRhiBiv1.1, whole genome shotgun sequence harbors:
- the BCL2L10 gene encoding bcl-2-like protein 10 → MGWERPEGSCLAPGRSEPCSRSSSMPADPLREETRLLLRDYFQHCSDGGACGQPPTPSPPSPGAAATLRRVSAEVHSLHRDFYASCLAAEALRHQEPGALLLSVARQMEEEGGLNWGRLVSLVVFAGVLLQRGGGGTESRLTDVLCDYLTKDKRQWLEANGGWDGFNRFFDRRDPEQVQQNGPIGNAIMAAAGFGLAGLAFLLVVR